The Lycium barbarum isolate Lr01 chromosome 4, ASM1917538v2, whole genome shotgun sequence nucleotide sequence gtgggaaaatcaaaagagtgttatttcttttgagggtgtagtggtcttaggagtatttgtactcgttactacacagtgtaaaattccttactatagtgatatcagctgctcctcttggccgtggtttttcccttattcagaagggtttccacgtaaaatcttggtgtcattattgctgcattttattcttgctgatttaaccataactgagtgttccgcgtttatcactaataccgtgaatattattttgcgggtctattttattcccaacacccTCTACTCTGACTTTTGCCGCATTAAAAGTTCAATGGAGTTGTATCTTACCTTCAATTTAGTGTCATTTCTCAGTTTCTTCCCTTTAGCATTTTAGTTTCATGCAAGTATCCTCAGTTGTGGCATTAACTATTTTCATAAGGTAATAGAGTTGGCTAAAATTTTCCAGGTATAACATCCCTTATGTGTCCTCAGCCAGTGGTGGTGACATGATCCTGTATGTTGCTTCTTCTCAGTGAATTAGGAGGATGATTTCTGAATATAACTTATATTGTTCGTGAAACGTAGGAGTTGGGTTTAAATATTTTGACTAGAGAATAAAGCTTAGGAGTTGGTAAAAATCAGGTTTTTATTCAAAGATCTTATTGATTCTTTTCTTTTTGCAGCCAAGTGATGTAGATGGTGAACCTACATCACCCATGGACACAAGAAGATCATCCGGTGGTAGTAATCCTAATGACAACTATTAAAGTTCGTTGAATTTGGATTAAATATATGAAAATGTGATTGTGTGGTTAGAATGGATGTTAGAATGGCTGGAGTGAATATTGGGTTTAAATTTAGTTTGTAAGGCTGATGATCGTACTTTATGATGATATTTTTGTGTTGTTAAAATATGTTGATATTTCTTATAGTTAATATGCCTTTTTGGGTTTGATTATGAGGTCTATAGGTTAATATGCCTTTTTAGATTTGAAATGAATTTGGGGAGCCATTTCTTATGCTCAAAGTGGCGAGAAATGTGATAAAGTTGAATCACGTCGTGCCACGATGTTAAATGTGGCACTTGATGGGAGACAACCTATCGATTTCAAAATTCTTAGTCgttttttgaaattttcttttttagaatagtttattatattattttttactAATATACCAAGTTTCATGTTATTTGGAATTAATTGGACAGGTTTAAGGGGTTGAAGTTGGTTAAAATAGTGCAAAACTTTTCTTGGTTAAAATAGTGCAAAAGTTTTCTTGCTTAAAACAGTGCAAAGTTCTCTGCCAGTTACATGGAGGGCAGGCACAAAGAAGTCGCAAAGTGTTTTGTGGTTCAGATGGTTTGCCTTATTTTGGGTCCAAGTAAGTGTTAGACCATTCACCTCTCCTATTTATTTCACTGTAACTCCCAGTTCCCCGACTCCCCTACACCTTTCACGACCACGAGGTATGctcctcttctcttctctttatcTCCCTCTCCCTTGCTTTCTCTTTGCTGGCAGAATTTTGTTTTCATCATTTCTATACCTGTGGTTTCTTTGTGTGGAATTTAGATAACAAATCGTGAGAATCTGGTGCTGTTGTTTGATCGTGATGAATATATGATTGTTGAACTATAATTACCACTTTTGGGGAGGGTAACTCTATTATCCCGTTGTCACAAAAAAGTTGGTTAAAGTTATGCACATAACCGGTTCGATATATTGTCTGAAAGACGATTTCATTCGCCAATGAAGTCTAGGTAACCAGGTGAAATTAGGAGATGCGTAGAAGTGCGTTTTGGGTAGTGCCGGTTGGCTTTAAAGTGTTCTGTTAAGATTTGACCAATTTATAAGGAAATGAAAATTGGGGAGAGGAAAAGTGTTACACGGAGCAGTATGCTAATCTATAGCCATGAATTTTGAATTGCTGAATTGCATTCTTTTATTTGTTTTCTTGAGTTGAGCCTTTGATAAACATGATCTTCATTTTATTGTATGATCAATGAATTCTGTCAGTAAACTGAATGGTCAATCACTGTGGTAAGCACCTGCATGTAGCTTACGGCGATTCTGGAATTCATTGTTTCCGGAAAAATGTGCACGGTTAAGGGCACATGAAAAGTTTATGTGCGCCAACTTTTGAAATTCTATTTTCTGAAAATAAGTAGACAATGAATAGTGATGTTCCAAAATTCACTTGTTTCTGAAGGTCCTTTTTAGATGCGCTTAATTTTAATTTCCCATTCTGACAAAGATGGTCATTATAGGTGACAGAGTGTGCTATCCTTTAAAAGAAAAGTATTACAATTCTAAAGTGAAAATCGTGTCTATATGTAATAATGTAAATGTGTGGTATACCTTTTCCACTTAATATAATCTGAGTAAGACAACAGGAATAGAGGAAGGCATAAACAATTAGTCTACTGCTTCTTGGATTGTGTTTTGCTAGTAGTTTTTATGCTTTAGATCCTAGCTTCTGTGGGAGTAATATCTCCATCCGTGCAAGAAACTCTTATTGTTCACATAGCTTGTTTTAATATTTGAGGATCTAGTACATCTTACAACATGTTTGAGGTCAAAATATATGCTTGTGAGGATTGGTTTGCACCTGATGCTTGTATGATGAGCCTAGAAAAACATCCTTGGGAGTTGGGAGAGTTGTAGCATCTCACTACTTATGCTATATTTTGCTTCCCTGTAGCATTACTTTAAAGATATCAAAGTAGTATAATGTTTTAAATACCTGTTTCTATAATATATAAATCGCTATATTGAACTTATAGCTaattttcttttgtttgtggaaatACAGGACCAACAACAAGCTTGTAAGACAAGACGAAGCAGAGCCATTCATGGGCTTGGGTCGTTTTGGTATGTTAGTTGTAATTTTGTCTTCTGGTTCATTAATCACTCAACTCCTTTTACTCACCTTTTTTCCCTTATACTGCTTCAGCTCGAGCCTATTTGCTGGGATACAACTGCGATGATGAGAAAGAATTGGAAGCGGCTTTGCGCTTTTGCTGATTTAACTGTTTATTACCGCCGAAGGATGTTGTGGGTTGTTAAGGATCCTTTCACCTTGAACCAGAGGTCTCGAGTTCTAATTTCGGAAATGAGGATCATCTCGGTAGGAAGCACTCACCCACCCCCCTCCTAGCGGGCCTTCTCGGCGCGTTCGGATTAGTCGGGTGGATCTTCAGCATGTTCAAAAATGGAACAATTTACAGTTTTGTTTATCATGTAATTATGACTTGTATAATTtaagttaaaattttaaaatcttaTATAGTTTTTCACTTAATATTCTGCATCTGGGTGTTGCTTTTCTCGACCTATCATTTGACTATCCATAAAAATAAAGCAGAAGATAAGATGATGGGTGTATTCAGTACAAAGGAAACCTTTTTTATGCAAAATATTTTCTAAAACATTTCCTAATTTTTAAGAAACTTGTCTTCTTAGAGAAACTGTTTTTCAAAACATTTTGATTGACCAAACATGAGACAATTTTCTTGATGATTGGTGCATTAATGGCATATTCTGGGTTACAGCGTTGCCTCTATTTCTTGTGATGTTGGGAAGGTCTGAAGGTGTTGAGAAGACTTCTTTTAGATTCCTCTTCttgttataataattattatattgCTGGAACGAGTTAACTAAAATTGACAAGCAAAGAATGTCCACAAAAGGCAAAATGACTAAATTATGTGAAAGGTTAAACTGCATTTCTTGGTCTACCTTCTCACCATCTTTGTTACCTTTCTGAATCCAGTTCAAACAGTAGTATAAATTTATCCATTCATTCTAAAATATTTGTTAAGCATAGTGGTCAAGACTTAGTATAACATGTTGGCCTTCCATTTATTTGATTAATAAAAGTGCAGAAAGTTTCTTTTAGCTGGCCTCATAGTTTTTCTTTCAGTTATCCGTAGATTGAAGACGCGAAAAGATGAAGAAAATAGAATCGAAATTGCACTATTCAACTACGAAATTTAAGTTGTCACCatttgaaaattatatttttttgtgACAATTTCGTTGTGACTAAACTGTAGGTTGAGTAGAGATAAATAATACAATTGTTACTAATTGTTCTAACTATtagtgacaaaaattaaaggcacaattaaatataaaattctGTAGCTAAAGTTTGGAATGATTAACTACAAATTCTAACTTGTCCCTAATGTATCAACATAGTTTTTGCGACAAAAGTTTTCGTCTCCAAATTTTAGTGGTATATTAGTTAAAAATATGTGTATAGGCATTTTATCTCTTTTATTATGTAATATGGTTATGTCGCTTGTCAGTAGTATGGTCTAGTATTTCAAAGAAAATTATGCTTGCAGGGGATATCTATTGACGGATAAAActctaatttttattttgtttagatCGAGATGTGTCTGAATCTTTTTCTTTATAACTACAATTTTTTTGTAGCCAATAATTGCACTATTCAACTATGAAATTTAAGTCGTAGCCAtttcaaatttatattttttgtgaCAAAATTGCATTGTGACTAATTTGTAAGTTGAACAGAGACAAATAATATAATTGTcactaattgttcgaactattagTGACAAAAATTAAAGTCACAATTAATTATAAAATTATGTGGCTAAAGTTTACAATGGTTAACTACATATTTTAATTTGTCACTAATGTATCAACATAGTTTTTGCGACAAAAGTTTTTTGTCTAAAACATTTAACTTATTTTAGGACGAAAATTAGTTTGTCACAAATTGGGTAcatcattaatgacaaaataatCTGTTACTAATAACTTTAAATTCGTGGCTAATAGTACTCAATAAATGGCGCCAACGCTTTTTTTGGAGGAAAACTTTAGGGGACAAAACTTTGCTACGAATTTTTGTGTTTCGTCACTAAAAATATACGCCTCATGTATTTAAGGACGAAATGAAACTTTTGTCACGAATAGTGAACATTTAGTGACGAATTTTTCGCCGTAGCTAGTATTTTCGTAGCTAAATATCATATTTCTTGTAGTGTATGTATGAGTATGCTTTGTGGGGGTCATTATAACATTTTTGATGACATCATCTTTTTTAGTGGCATAAAAAAAGCCCTAAAAGTTCTTAAAATTTACTAAAATGTGTGACAATTTATAAAGTTATAAAAATTTCaagtaagggtaaaaagggataaaaaaaaatcatgtaagGACTACAAAAAATGAggattctcccttatatatagtagtaatatctACGCTCTATGTCGAAAGTTCCGAATTGGATGAACCTGAAGCCCAAAGGCTACATCCACCCCTACTTGGACTCCAACTATTCAAACTTCAAAGTGGTAAAAATTTATTTGCACCAGGTGTTTAACCCAAATCATATTAATTTACCATGATAGATGATTTAATTATGTGATAATATGTATTCGTTAACCATAATTAAGTTTTCAAAAATCATAAAGAAACACAAGGCGTACATCTAATAATTTGATACTATAATTTACTAGTGCAGATAAGTTTTTACCATTCGAAGTCGTGGCAGGAGAGAGGCTTTGTCAGTAGGTCAACATGCTCATCCTTTAATTTGTTGAAGTGTGAGCAGCTCGAAATTGACCCCATTACACCATAAAATGATTAAAGTGGTGatcaatttccaaatttttcatCCGTGAATGGAAGACAAGATACGTAGAAGGATAAGATCGACAGGAGATTTTGGACCCAACACAGTTCAACACCACTGGAAGCGACTGATTTATACTCAGCTTTGGTGAAAGCTACAAACCCTCTGTTTCTTGGATTGTCAAGAGGGTCAAAAATACTGAAATGTCTTGTTCAAAAGGGTGACTATGCCAGCGTAAGTTCGGATGTGCACACTGCACTAAATGAAAGTCTTCAGGTTCCAAGGTGTCCCAATCTATTCTACCTAAGAACTATTGACAACGCGTCATGCATGTACACTATGATTATATCATCGAGCTCAGAGCAACCAAGAGACCTTTTTTGTATGGTTAGAgcaaccaaaatattaaatttTGAACCCAATAAATTGAGTTCAATATTAAGAACTTTAGAAGTTGAGCTCATCAAGTTCAAACTCTCCGGCAAGGGATCATTGGAAACATTCACATCGGATGAGGTGGAAATCAGAAGTGTATATCAAACAAATAAATGTAATTACACATGGAAAGAATCAGATTATTAACTATTGACGAGGAGTCATGTAAGCTGAAATTGTATCATCGAGGCCATAGCAACCATGCCAACCAAGTAGACCTTGCTTATATGGCAAGGAAGTTTTCTTCTTCATATCTTGCAACATCTCCTTCTTCATCTTGTAATGCAATTCATGAGCCGAAATCGGTCTCCTCATCTTCCTCCTCGAACTCAATTCCGATGAATTCTTCACATTTTCTTGACGGATTTTCTTCACTAGAGAATACTTGTTTAACTCTTCTGTACTGCTACTTGCTCGACTCTCAGAAGCACTTCTGAATAGCAATAAGTCTTTCAACTTCCAACTATTCCATAGCGATATCAACGATGAAACAGAGGATTCtgttttttcttgatcaatactttcatcatcatcatcaattaacaATAAATCCGATACTCTCAGAGGAGATAATGATCTTGTTGATCTCGTCGCTTTGTGTCTACAGGAACCTGAAGAATTATTTCTTATAGAGTTTTGAGTTCTTTCCTTGGCTTCTACAATTGGTTCAATTGTGCTCTTTTTATTATGTTTGAACCTCCGCTTTGGTGATATCGGGGACTCAAAGGGCGAATTTATTAAAGGCTTGATTTTTCCGCCATCAAAAAGCTCGTCAGCTGCTGGTATTACTGAGCTTTTCTCCAATTCATGTCCGCCATCAAGGTCATTGTAATGTGTAGGTTAGTTTCTCTATATAGGGCGGATATACGAGTAGGACTTGTTGGGGCACTGAAAAAGAATGCTGTCCCAAAATGTTGAGGACTCGAAGGAGCACTTATATAAGGAGTAGTACCAGCACTGTCAAAGttgaaatctatcatttccatattcatttaatTTCTGTATATGAAATTGTTGTGGATGTTTTGCTTTGGTGAGAAGAAAGGGAAATTAGTTTTGAGAAAAATGGTGCAGAGAGAGTGATGATATATACTGTGAGAAATACTGAGAGATGTAGGGGAGAGGAGTGGAAGTTAGGAAAGAGGAAGGAAAGTGATGATTTTActtaatatctatatatatatatatatatatatatatatatatataattgcaagACATAGACCAGGTGACGTGGCATGTCTCAAAAGCTTAGaaagtcatttattttatttttttgtcattttttggccTTTTTCCCtctattttagaaaaaaaaaatattaaatttccATCCTTAACTTACAAAATGGAAGGGTCACAACTTTTTAAATAATGGTGATGTTTAAAGTTTAAAACCTCCAGTCACCTTCACGATGACTTTTTTTTATTATCCCAAACGGTACATTTTATACTCCTCTTCGTTTGGAGCTTATTTACCACATAAAATTCTCCATGTCAAGGTTGTTAACTTGCTATATCTGATGTGCGTCGCAAACTTCTCTCCAAAGTCAAAGTTTTAGTTGTACAATTTTCATTATTTCTTTTTGTATATTACTTTATTCTGAAATTATTCACGAGATACTGAATTTTTTTCCCAcacattttaattatttttatcttGAGTATTTTGAAACAATTTAAAGTGTCCAACTTCAGATTTTGGGTTCTCAAGATAAATGTACAAAGATCCTTTCTACTTTTAGTCTTAGTTCAATGGCTCGGCCTCATTTTTATGTTGTAGGCTCTGTCAAAAACATTATCTAGAATTTTGTCTATCAGTAACTTTCTCTTGCAAACAGAAAAGGTAAATTCTCTCTAAAGTTATAGTTTTAGTTGTACAACTTTTATTCTTTGTTTTTCTATATTACTTCACTCTAAAACTATTCATGAGatattgattattttttttttttcacagagTTGGGTACTTTTGTCTTTgaatattttgaaataatttagAGCGTTCAACTTTAGATTTTTGGTACCCAAGGTAAATGCACAAAAATCCTTTCTACTTTTAGTCTTAGTTCAATGGTTTGACGTTCATTTTCATATTGTAGGCTTTATCGAAAATGTTATCTAGCATTCAGTTTATCAATGAGCAACTTACTCTTGCAAACAGAAAAGTGTTTCGTGAAGGTTGTACACACCGGAGTGGCTGGAGGCTTTGACAGCCTAGGATCATGCACCTTAAAAGTTGTGCCAAGAAATACAAGCATTCAACTAGCCATTTAAAGGGTAATTAACGAGACATTAATCTATATATGCAGTGACAATTTGTAGATGTTTCTAAGTTAATATGTAATGTGATAATCTAAGAACATAACATGTTACAATAGCCTATGATATGTATAGAGAAAATTTTGTTTACACTATATAATCGTATCACTTAAATTTGATCTAAAAAAAGCAGAAAACATCACTAACTTTAATAATATTCTGGTTTAGAATGAGCAAATTTGAATTATTAATTCTTTTTAAATGGTAAATTTTATGATGATTATTTAGTCTGGGTACCAAAAAAACTTACTATCATATGGGTGAGTGTGAGGCTATAAAAACTTGAGAAGGTGTAAGTTAATAAAGATCATTCTCAACCACTAACTATGTTGTTGTTTATTTGATAATTTAggtaattaaattttttatttgtgCTTACAGATGATTAtgggcccgtttgacttagctttaaaaaacagcttataagcaaaaaaaaaaaaaaaacaagttggggtaaaaaataagttgggctaccccaacttatttttttgaccttattttaagcacaaaatagctTATacgctggtcagccaaacactcaaaaaaactgaaaacagcttataacctGTTTTCagtaacttataagctaagccaaatgggcTCTATAAACTCATATCCATTATTTTAGAATGGATTCAATGTAAGAAGTTTGAAGAAAACTCATATTCATTATTTTAGAAGGGATTCAATGTTAGAATTTAGAAGAGTACAAGTCTCATCTTAGtttgagagaaaaagaaaataaaattgtTAGATTAGAtggtaattaattattttttttaggtATTAAACGAAATTAATTAGTTTTTGTTCCTTCTCTTGCAAGATAGTTTGTTAACTAATGCTTTTATAATTTTGAAAAGTTCTAACTAATGAAGAGCATGATGATCAACTGTCAGACAATAATCATTTTTTTTGTACTTTCAGAATTTTAATAATATTACTTTTTGTTGATGTGCTTAATCTAAGTTTATTATTAACTGACATTTTATAATTTTCAAATGTTATTTGGATACTTACTAATTTTTTCTTCCTTAACTTCTATTATTATATCTAACGTAATAATCACATGCTTTCATACAAACATACTTTAAATAAGTTTACAACTGGTAATACTTTACAGTTTTCCTATATAATAAGCagcaatttgattttttttttaattgttaataGTTCTTGGAATTTCTTAATAAATAAAACTTGAATATACTTATTggtaatatataataaaatatacATTATCAAAAGCATGCAAATAATATGAATTACTCCAAGAAAATATGAAGTTATCCAATCAAATGAGCAAATGCTTACTTTGTTTGTCTTATTGCTGAGGAGTTATTTGATTGCAGAAAAGTTTTGGCAAAACTAGTTGGTCCCCATATAATTGTAGAAAAATTTGAGCCTAGAAGTTCGCTTTTCCCTTGATATTATTCCAATATTCAAACAGTTCCAGGAATTTTTTATTTCAAACTCACATGTTCTTTTTGTTAACTATATAAATGTCTCAGAAAGTGTTTATATTAGAGACGCGAGCTTTAGTAATGTCATTCATTCCTCAGATAATAGTTCTTTTCTAAATCTATGTATTGAAATTTTAGCCCTTGCAAAATTATAAACTCCATTCCTAAACGCTAAATCCTTAAGATGGTAGTTTTTACTCATGTCCCCCGGTTCTCCTATCTTTTttctaacaaaataataataataataataataataataataataataatgttgaaaCTTGTATTTTCTAAATTAATGATAGAGTTTTGTTTTGGAGAGTAAATCGCGGTTGTTTACAATAAGGCAATCTGTTCGCCTTTTTTTCCTAAGTACCCTGCCtttgttttttaatttattttcttatCTTTTTCCCTTTTTGCATTTTGTTATTAGCCAGATAATTGAACTAATGTCACGGATCAACTAATGACTTTAAAGGGTGAAGATTGCCGGAAGAAGGTTGTGCCTAGCAATTTCCGATCAACAAAATCACTAACTTAATTTTAGTCAAAACTCTTTTGTATGTATCGTTTATTAACGGGGCTGACTGATTTAAACTTACCTTTAATCTTAATCGGTGATAAGTTTAGAAAATTTTCACATCATGAAATTCTTGAAAATGAGTAGTGTACCCATAAAATTAACAATTATGTCCTTTTCGTGTTCAAAAAGATAGAAAAAGTGACGATCAATTATTTCAGGAATGATCAATCAATTTTGAGAAGATGATTATATCAATAAACAAATATTACGCATCGAAAAATATGTGTAAAAGACAAAATCGATCGAACATCAAGACCTTTTTAATCATTATTTACGGTTCTTAAGATATCTAACAATGCCAAATCATCTAATTTTTGCTGAGATGTTCTTAATATCTTTAGTTTTACCAAAAATTACCTTAAGCTTAATGATGTTATTCATGACCGCACGAAGCGCTGGTAGGTTACCTAGTTAAAGATATACTAGTAATATATAATTGATCttgataattatttttatttattttgctgATTAACCACCAAAAAAATGCACATGACATTTAGGGTGTGTTTGATACAATGGAAAATGTTTAAATGATTTTTCACGGAAAATGTCTTCCTGAAAAATAAGTGAAGCTTCTTAGTTATTTTCTGGTGTTCGATAAGTAAGCGAACTATTATCTTAAAAGTATTTATATAATCTAGGCATATACAATGGGGGTGGGGTGAAGGGTAGGAGTGTGTATGGTGAGGATTGGAGGCAGAGACTAGATTTTTAGTTTATTAGTTCTAACCACAATTATATTTGCTTACTGATTTCGTGATAgattttttttatacatattaaatgaatatttttcaaacacaaaCATAGGGTTTGAACTAAAGTTACTTAGTTGTGATGAACCCCTGTCAACCATTATGGCTCTGCCCCTATTATGGGGGTGGGGGTGTGTTGGAGGATGAAGAAGCAATTAATGTGGAATGTCAATTATGAGATTTTTTTTGCTCTACTACGTTACGGAAATCATTTTATCATTTTTAAGGAAgttgttttcctaaagaaatatttattaaaaattttGACCGacaaaacatgaaaaaataatTTCCTTCATATCAAACACGCCCTTGGTTTGGTTAATTAGGACCATTAGGGTCAGAGATGTAGTGCtgctatatataatcaccgataATCCTTAAGCTTTTACTTTAAATAATTGGTGATGTCTTGACATTAATCTTTCTGTCTCAATTTAACAGCTAGCCAGAAGACAAGGAAAGGAAAACAACAAGGGGAATAGCAAATAGAAATTAAAAAATTCTTATGTCACGTTTCCAACTACATTTTTTAACTATTGGTTTGTTATATGAGGTAATGAGGAGCAAGAAACACTAATTATTTTCTTCTCTGTCTTTGGGTCAACATAGCACGTACGTGAGATATCTAACATTATTAAAAAACAGATAAATTTAATGTGTAATAAAAAAGCATGCTCATGGTGAGGACTTTCCTTTTTAGGACCGTTGACATAGACCAATAGGCAAGTTGTTTATCTAGATGATCAATTATTGTTGAAGTAAACTTCATTACTATGCACACGAACATTAAACAAAATAAGATTAAACATGCAATATTCCTCCCCTCAAGATAGTGGTTTATCCAAGACACCTTCTTGTACTAAGTGGCGGAtctaaaatttaaatttaatgggtacaatttttaagtttttatttcttcttttcacttttacttgtcacttttaacatatcaagataagacaatttCTTTTTGTCTATTTTACCCATAATATTAATTACCCATTCCAAAAAATTTATCAAGTCCATTAAAAATATGCGTCAATTAATATGGATATCATGGTAAATTTTAGATGGggttcacatatatatatatatatatatatatatatatatctgtgtgtgtgtgtgtgtgtgtgttctaTCAAAAGTTATGATCCGGATGAACCTGTAGTTGAAAGGCTACATCCGCCCTACTTGAACAACAACTATTCAAACTTCAAAGTGCTAAAATTTTATTTGCACCGGTGCTTATCCCAAATCATATTAATTTATCAAGATAGATGATTTAATTATATGACAaatatgtattaattaactatatatattaagttttaAAAAATCATAAAGAAACACATGTCATACATTTAATAATTTGATATAAATAACTGATATAAATGAGTTTTTACCATTCTAAGTCGTGGCGGAAGAGATGCTTTATCACCAAGTCAAAATGCTAACCCTTTATTGAAATGTGAGCAACTCAAAATTGATCCCGTTAGACCATAAAAAGAATAAAGTGGTGAATCAATTTCTAAGAGTTTCATCTGTAAATGGAAGACATGATACGTAGAAAGACAAGCGAACACCTAAATTATCACAAGAAGTCACTAGTGAGCTTGGGAGAGAGAAATCCCCTTATAGTAATTTTGGACCCAACAAAATTTAATAATAGTGCAAGCAATTGAGtgccaaaatggagtccataAGTCAACCacttggcatatgcagatgacactatTATTTTCACCTCCGCTGATGAACAGTCCATGAGATTGGTAATGCAAACTCTGACAGAGTATGAGGAGGTGAGTGACCAGAGGATCAATAAACAGAAAAGTGCAGTGTACATGCATCACTTGACCTCACAAATTATCAACGAGATGGTGTACAATGTCACACGAATACCAGAGAAGGAACTCTCTTTTACTTACTTGGGGGTACCAATTTACTATGGTAAGAGGCTGAATATTCACTATAAGGAGTTGATTGAAAAGATTCAAAATAGACTTAGCTCTTGGACTGGAAAGTTGCTATCTATTAGGGGAAGGACAACGCTGATCAAGCATGTCCTACAGAGTATGCCCATACATCTACTTGAAGCATGTAATCCACCTGATGGAGTTCTTGAACAGATACATAGGCTGTTTGCAAAGTTCTTTTGGAGCAATTCAATTGGGAATTCTAGCAAGCATTGGGCA carries:
- the LOC132637795 gene encoding uncharacterized protein LOC132637795, whose product is PTHYNDLDGGHELEKSSVIPAADELFDGGKIKPLINSPFESPISPKRRFKHNKKSTIEPIVEAKERTQNSIRNNSSGSCRHKATRSTRSLSPLRVSDLLLIDDDDESIDQEKTESSVSSLISLWNSWKLKDLLLFRSASESRASSSTEELNKYSLVKKIRQENVKNSSELSSRRKMRRPISAHELHYKMKKEMLQDMKKKTSLPYKQGLLGWHGCYGLDDTISAYMTPRQ